In Nymphaea colorata isolate Beijing-Zhang1983 chromosome 10, ASM883128v2, whole genome shotgun sequence, the genomic stretch TTCGAGTCTGCTTCAAAGAACTTAGAACACTTTTTGTAATTCAAATGGATATAAACTGAGTTCGAAGCCGAGCACATGCGCCGAGTTGGTCTTTTAACTCGGACTCAGCTTGACCACGAGGACCATGTTGCCATGTGGCTGACTCCAGTCGTTCCGATAGCGAAAGAGCGTCCAGGAGCATAAAGGGAAcaataaaaatggccaaaaCTCGTTCGGCCGTTCATGCGTTGGATCTTGTGACGCGAAAAGGCACCAGCTTTCTCACGTCTCGCGAAAGGCAAGTTGCATAGACAACGACGGAAAagtttagagaaaaaaaaaaaaaaaagaatgtgggAGGAACCGAAAGGTCTATTCagtccttgtttttttttcaatattacaAGCGCGTGCCCATCTCTAACGAGCAAATCGTTGTTAGTCCTCGTCCAGCGTAATCCAGGGACGCAAGTCCTTTTCACGAAGCCTAAAAGTGCTTAAAATGTCATTAGTCTCCTCCTTCGCACGGGGAATTACAACGTCTCGTGACTCGGACGAGTCGAGCCAATTGGTGTATCGAACCGCAGAGACGCAGCCCACTGGCTTGAGCGTGCCAACCAAGAGCTTGGCAGTGAGGTTTGAATAACGCCGCATGTGTTCAATAAACATTAGTATAAGATTTCCATAAGCCAAGTCTTGATAGTGAGATGTCAATAACGCTCCAACGCTAATATGAAAAAGGTGTTTATGATTTTATGTTATGAAAAGACTAAATATTGGAACTAGAAACCTTATAAAAGAAGATCCGATTCAGATAGGAAATCACATATGAGCTTGAGCCACATGCCTCAGCCTCAGCGCTTTTCATAATCTTAATGTTTCAATCAAATGCCTAATTTTGCTACTGATTAAATTTGTAAGAGTCTTGCTCAAGCTCATCAAATTGATTTGACCAGACTAAGACGAGCAACAAGCTTATAAACAGCCTGGTTGATTAAGAAACCAAATCTAGATCAGATCTTTTAACTTATCTCCATCATTGATTTGAGCTTGGGAAACACAAGTAAGGGACTGAATATTTGAATCAATTTTCACCAACCTAGCTGATGAAATTTCTAGACAATGTAAATAAGCAAATTCTATATGAGAAGCTAGATTCATGGCAAGTATCCGGCAAACAAATAGGGCTTCCGAGTGACGACCCACTCAACCGAGTAGCTCCAACTAATGAGTCGGAACGAACCGAGTCGCTAGGTTGCGTCACTCACTACGTTCAAAGGTACTTGGATAAAAGTATAAGGGTATAAAAGACTTTTCCTTTATGAATGGACCCCAGTTCGGGACAGGATCCTGCTGGCTTAGCTGTCACTATATAAGCGTCGGTTCTTTCCGGTCGACGTGCAACGCTAAAATCGACCAGGACGTCTGGTGCCGCATCAGACCccgaggaagagagagagagagaggggacgGGGAAAGCGGACGAAACCCTAGAGAGAGGAGAGTGACTGAGGAGGTACGAGTCAGCTTCAGACTTTACCGTTCTTAGAGTTCCTTCAGCCACCATCgattcatcttttgcttttcataaTGCGAGGATTCCGCAGTTCTTCGTTTAGTTCTATTGGTTTATTTGTGATCTTATGAGGGAGATTTTGTTGTTTGCAGTGAATTTTAgctgcttttttttattttggtataCGGTTTGGGGGAAGATTTGGTGACTTCTGGTGTGTAGGAAGACGAAGTGAGGGAGTTCTTCGGGGATTTCTTGTGAAGAGGACCAGCATTACGAGAGAACACTGTGCATTTTTTGGAACGATGTCTAagcaaaaaaatgttgttttttaagCACTGAGAGACAATGAGTGTGCATTTCTTGTGGAATTTCTGAAGAAAAACCTGGATCTCTTGTCCCTCTTTGTTGCTCAGTACTTTTCCCCTAACAGGTagaagggggaagaagaaggaaaagctaAAGTGCGGAGATTTTTTTGGGCTTCTTCTATTTTTGGTCGTCTGTATTTCAGTTAGACGGAGTTGAGTTCTTGTTGAGGTTGACTGGTGTTGGTTTTTTGggttattaattatttttcggTGGTCTTAAAAGTGGTAGAGGTGACGCACGCTGACGGTAAATGTATCTTACCGGAGTGATTTTTCCGTTTTCCTTTTGTGGCGTGTTATAGTTTTGCTGTTGTGAGCGCTCGAGAACAGGGGAGTAAAGGGCCACGTTTTACGATATTCCAGGATAGTTCGTCTGGTTGGGTTGCTTGTTTGTGGAACGCTTTGGATGTGATGCGATCCCGATTTTTTTGCTCAAAGCTCTGATTTGtctgctttttctttctgtacTGAAATCTGTTACTTTTCTTTTGACATTGCAGCTTTTCTTGAGGTTATTGTCACGGAGATATACTTGAGATAGAAGTGGGGTTGGAGAAGTCAATGACGCTTTAAGGTGCCCGATCACTTCTGATAACGAAAGGCAGCAGCTTCTGGCAGGTCAAAAATTTCTCCATTTGCATTACTGAGTAATGCCAGTTTATAAGTGAGAGGAAGGCAATGCGGTAGAGAAGCTCTGGAAGCGCACAGAGCATTCAGGCCTTGGAGTTCCTCTGCTATTTGCTTAGGAACTCCATTTTTGTTTTAGGTTGGATGGTGCTGGCCTGGTGGCATAAAAACATAGGATGATGAGGGATCCTGTTAGAGTAGCATTGTTTTCGAACTCCATCTCTGGATTTGGATGCTCCGTCGAACACTAGATGGGTTTTCTTTGCTCCGTTTTGAAGTTTGCTGCTCTACTTTTGGTTGTATTGGTGTCGATGAGAGCAAATGCACAAGCACCGAACTCCTCTCGATCTTTAGATGCGGTTCTACAGGATTATGCTTACAGAGCTTTTGTGCGTCCCCGCACAGGTGTTATCTATGATGCATCCGTTCCTGAAACTATCTATGGAGTAAAGCTGTCCGTTGTAAGGCTTCGAAGTGGCAGTTTACGGGCCAGAGGAGTTCAGTTTTATGAATTTCAGTTCCCTCCTGGAGTTCGGGGGTGGCCTTATGTAGAGAGACTTGCACTGGTTTACCAGAATCTGGTTAACTGGTCTTCCTTTTATTATCATGTTCCTGGTCATACGCTAGTTTCTCCTGTATTAGGCATACTGGCTTATGAAGCATCAAATCTGACTGCAACTAATTTGCCTGAGTTGAACGTTGCTGCTACAATGAGACCCATTTCAGTTAACTTTTCAAGTACAACAATTCCCAGTGGATTAACGGCAAAATGTGTGCGTTTTGATTTGAATGGTTCACTGGAATATAGTAATCTTTCAGCACCAAATACTTGCTCGACATTGAAACAAGGTCATTTCTCGCTAGTCGTTGAATCGATTGCTCCAGTTTCAGCTCCCTCTCCAGCTCCTTCGGAGGTTCCACCTTCACCCCCTCCAAATCAAGTTCCGGCACCAGGTGGAGTGGAATCTCAAGGAAAAAGTAGCTCAAAATTGTGGAAGGTTACTGTTGGTTCCGTGGTTGGTGGGTTTGTTGTGGTGGCGGGTCTAGCAATTTGTGCAATTGCACTACTGAGGTTGAAGCGGAAATCGCAGTTAGCAGCCATGGAACAGCAGGCTGACCAAGGAGAAGCACTGCGTGTGTCAGAAATTGGCAGTACTAAAGCCCCGGCTGCAATAGGAACTCGAACGCAGCCGATTTTGGAGACCGAGTATGTTGCTTGAATATTACAATGCACATAATTTTGGTaagttttttatgaagaagCAAGATTGCAAGAAGGAGCTGCTCTTATGAAGGTCTTTCCATGCTATGGTTGTGGTAGTGGCTAACCGGCTGGTCCTAAATTGGGTTGcttcttggcttcttcttctctggtTTTGGGTGATTTTTCAGCTTCCATGTATCCAAAAAGGGTTATCTGGAACTGATTAAGATGGTTGCTTGATTGAGatcgaagaaaagaaaactaatgggtccttttaaatttataatggtattatttttgtacaaaatgaAGCAGTAGCCTCTGCAATATGTAGTCTGGTTGATTTCAGCTAGATGAAGTGCACCTGAATCATCAAATTACCTGGTTCTGCGATTTGCTTTGCTCCCCAGCTCTTGTCGTGGTTGTTTCTACATCTCTTCCATTTCTGGCAAGCTCCCATTGTTGTCTAGTGATGTTTGGTGTGGCTCCAGAATTGAGGCCTCTggtatttgttttattttttgtattgttGGTTGCTCCGCTGGCCCACTGGGCCTGCACAGCAAATAAAAGCTAGGAACTTGTCACTGATTTTTCGTTGGCCTCAGTTGTAATAATCCACTATTTGGTTGTATTTCTTGATTGTAGTACTTTCGTGTTGTAGTCAATGCAGCTGTTTGCCTTCATTCTTCAATCCTTTGCACAGCAATTTCATGAGTTACTAATGCCTACTGGTATTGAAGAAGTTTGTGGTCTATTATTGCGATTATCTCTGCTTCACAACTCCACATTCATAAGAGTCTCATATCTAATGAACATAATATGTTAAACAAAGCAGAGAGCATATGCATAGCAGGGAAAGGCGGTCGGGCATATAAAAATTCATTCTTATTGCAATTTGCAATTGGGATATAAAGTGGGCTACCTGCGTCACAAAAGTTTTAACTGCCATTCTTCACATGCCAAGAAGCTATATAAGCTTTAACTGCAGTTCTTCACATGCCAAAAAGTTCAATCTCTTTAGGTGCTGGTGAGGTAAAAAAGGATTCAATTTCTGTTCCAAGAATGGTCCACCTTACTTATGGGCCCCCAATGTAACATGTGGCGAGGCAAAGCTATTATTCGGAAAGAGGAAGTCTCTAATAATTGTTTCTACATGGGATGGAAACAGAGAAGGTGTGGTGGGAGTACCATCATCGGCTGCCACTTGCTTTTTCTGCCTTTTCTTctctggtctctctctctctctcctgaaTTGTCCATAATTTTTCTGCACGGGAGTGGTTATTACTGGACCATGCTAAAGGATTGATGCCGGCTTTCAAGGCGATTCATTTACTGCTTTTGGTTTGTCCTTGTTTCCTCTCACCATATGCCAATAAAGCTGGGTTGGTTTTGGACAGTACTTGTCGactttgaaatgttaaacaTAATTTTATCTCATTTATCCTCAAATATGAATCTTGTTCGTTCCAATTGCTtccatttttatgttttcatatattttgcCTTTCTTATATAGACCTACAAAAAAACGACCTGAAATGTTTAAGAGTGTGCATAAGAGACATATCAGCATTCATTTAATAAGTTTCGAAGTCAAGCTTCTAAGATCCTTGAGGAGGAGGGTTGGCCCAATGGATGGGATTGGTGCTGGTAGGCAATTTAGTCTCCATTTTAATCTCTCGTGAAATTAATTCTTTGTGCTGCAAAAAGGAACACACCAATATATAAGTTGAAATCTCGAAACACTGAAAAGAAGCTTAATATCCTGAATATAGGAAACGTGTGATAGCTTCAGCTTTCAGTTGTACTCTATCTTGCGAGATttccaatttgttttcaaaattactAGCAGCATGTAGATCAACTTCAGAAACTAGCCGTTTGCTTTAATCTTTAAGATGTTATTCATCGCGCCATCATCCCAAGAACTCCCATCTCGATGAGATTCTTTTGACACCTTGCAACTCCCTGAAGTCAAGCACCCGCAATGAACACTATGGAACCATAAATGCTCTTAGTCGAAGTGGTCACACGAATACGACTGTATTTTATGATATCCAACTCCCATTTATTGCCCCCACCGATTACATCAATGTTTTATTGCCTTTTCTATTGGTTGGTATAATTAACTCTCTAGAACCTGCAAGGTATTAAATTGTGGGTAGCTTTGTGCTTTTGGACTGCCAACGTTCCTAAGGAAATTTAAAAGGGGTGCATTTAGTAGACCTAGCCCTAGAGAACTTCTTCCTTCTGACGACGATATGTCTCTGGACATGAGACATGAAGAGTTTAAAACAAGGAGAAGGTTCAACTTCTGCGTGCTCATGAAACTAACAACCATTTTCATCTAAATAATATAAAGGAGAAATCTAAACATGAACCCTTTTAAGTGTTGTTTGTCAATAAAACCAATAATAaactgttctatgaatctgcctgAAAAATGTTACAAGTTTCATATGTCTACATCAATTTTTGAGACAGACCGTTTGTTTCGgttctcattgccaaacaaTCCCTTAGGAAGTGTTTAAGGCACTTGTTTGGTAACAGGAATACTCACACAATATCCCATAGATCTGTTCAggacagattcatagaatactagaacatattgtttcatgaatctgccctactCTTTATAACATATTCATGCCCAACTTGATGCACTTCACAACTGCCTACACGCTATGGTGATAGTTTACCCCATCAAAATTAAATCATCACTGTCTGCATGACGGCCAATACATACACCTAACTCTAAGGGGTTTGGCCTAATAGATTGAACCAGCAATTAATAGAAGATTAGCCCTTAGTTTAATACTTATATGCATGAACGCGCTTCCTTCAAGCCAACACAGCTCTAGACCTTAGAGGCAAAAAGAAGTGAAGAGAGACTTGGTTCATCCTTATCAGACAGCCAACACCTTACCTAGAGTGCCAACTCTTCCAGGCCAGCGAGGTGGTTGACAAAAAACAAGAGTTTATGTCTTGGGCATTCAATGATGGGAGagaatttttctttaaaaagtgggaaaaaaaaaaccattttcagtGAATCCAAATTTGGGTACTGACAAGAAATCACTGTAAATGGCCTGTTAAATGAGGATTACTTCATTATGTACATATGCCTATATGCCTGACAAACACATCAAATGCCACCAACCACTTAAATGAATGGAATTAATCGAGACCTCATGGCCCAGCCTCTTCTTTTTCTAAGGCACAGCCTTTCACTCTGACAAGCCACCGAAGGCCCAACAAACCCCGCTAGATGACGAAGCCAAGACTGTTCCCCTCGTGGCTCTCAGTAAACCCATTAAAAGTTGCACCGAACACCAACAAAAGAGAGTTACTAGCAGTAATCTCTTCTACCATCCATCCAGGCATTTCCAAAAGGGGACACAGTATGGTCTTCAACACCACCAACCTTTGCTCTCCTACTGGTCTTTCTCTATGGCGTCAAAAGACTATTTTTCAAGTGTCAAATGCGAAAAATTGTTATGATTAGTTCAAAGCAGTGCTAGTATTAGGCGAGATATCCAGAAGAGACCGAAaccatttttcctttctccttacCTTTAGGGTCTAGGGCTACTTTTGGTGCACCCGTCAACTAAAATATTGTACATCTACGGTTtgcatttcaaaaaataatactCACGAGAATTGAACTGACAACTGAACTTATACAGGCGTCATGTTTGACCTCCTCACTTTGACCAACTATGTTATATTCTTCAGGTAATGAACTGATAGAATAGGCAAAAGGCCACTGATTTAGAAGAAAATTTggctaattttgaaaatgttggtACTGACGCCTGTATCGTTGGGTGAGGAGGTCAAACATGGTGCTATCGGCTAATACAACATCCTTAGGACCCACTGCCAGCTTATGTGTGTGGGGAGTTCAATGGTTACTATATTTGTACACCAATTTATTTCCACTCTTCATGGGTGTCATAATGTGGCCCTTTGGATCTCAGCAGTTGGTAAGCGACAACTCGCCTTTGACTGCATCTAATATGTGAGGATAACCATGTGTTATTGGTACTTCTGCGGCCAGACCCTGCCCACATTCTGACGGATTCCCTGCAGAGTAGCCGGCGTGTGGGAAAAAACTCCAGGCAACGCACAATGTCCTGTCCGTCTGCATTCTGCATCACCGGGACGACACCGGAAAAACGTCGCCGGAAAAACTGGATTGGCGGGTGTAGAAGCTGTATTGCATCTTCTATATGTCCTCGGAGAAGCAACCAAGAAGAGTGAAGCTCAGAGGCTTCAGATTGTCATAGAAGCTAAtaagatttgaaatttggataGGCCGGCCGCCAATTCATTTTTACTTCATGTGGCCAATAAATTTGCAAGTAAACTAAGAGAATGTACAGCTAATGCCAACTTCATGGGCCTTGTATGCAATAAAGCTGAAGCTGAAATAGAATCAAATGAGGGAGCAGGTTGGGTAGGTTGCAGTTGCTCTATCATAATTGAGAGGGCGCGGTTCGAACCTCATTGAGTTGTCTCCAGCTTGTCTATACTAACTGCAAACCCACAAGGTTAGCACAATTAGCAATGACCTGCAGACGGCTGGTTTCCGTTTCCGGTAGACGGAACGGATTCCGGAAAACATCAGTGTAAGTTGTAACCTCCTGGGAGATCCAGTGCTCCTGCCTCGCCTGTCCAAGTGAAAGGTTGTTTGCGCTTAAAATGCCTTTTAGATCAAAGTTTTATACTGTTTGGAGATCAATGTAGGTTCGGTGGGTTAGCTCAACACAGATGAGTTAGAGagacgcagagagagagagagagagagagcccataaaatgggaatgtaagagagagagagagagagagagactcaaaaTTTCCTCTCCATCCTTCATTACTGAAGTATTAATTGCGGTGCAGTCAATTTTCTGCATTAGTTTCCAAtcaaaaacaggaaaatattGTCCAATGCGCGCCAGATCAAGCGATTGATTGAAGCTTAGAGGAAGAGCTGAATCTTCTTAGTGGCTGATACTCCAACCACCCACTACATTTTTAACCGGAAAAAGAGCAGCAGAGCACACGAACAACAGAAAGATTGCTGTAAAACATGCAGAAGCTGTTGAAGATGTAAATGCTCGTTATGCTGCATTGCATTAAAAGCCTTTGGTGCGTCTTAAAACCAACAGCCACCCAATATTCATTTTGCCGCCTGTTTCTCGAAAAAATATTATCCTTAGTAGAAAGCTTACGGTGGCAGCCAATGCCATGGCCACACAAGTTGACGCGTTCTTCTTCAAGTTAATGGGGGACGACCCCGAAGGAGCCCCACCACTAGGTTTTTCAAAGACAAACACCGCAGAAATCTCGGATTGGAGAAATGACAAAGCTGGGAGTTTATCTAGGGTCAGGTTCGTAGCCCCTTACCATTTTTGCTCACCACCAGTGGTGGCAATCAGTGCTCTTAAATCCatttgaatcaaaatcaacTCC encodes the following:
- the LOC116261770 gene encoding uncharacterized protein LOC116261770, with the protein product MGFLCSVLKFAALLLVVLVSMRANAQAPNSSRSLDAVLQDYAYRAFVRPRTGVIYDASVPETIYGVKLSVVRLRSGSLRARGVQFYEFQFPPGVRGWPYVERLALVYQNLVNWSSFYYHVPGHTLVSPVLGILAYEASNLTATNLPELNVAATMRPISVNFSSTTIPSGLTAKCVRFDLNGSLEYSNLSAPNTCSTLKQGHFSLVVESIAPVSAPSPAPSEVPPSPPPNQVPAPGGVESQGKSSSKLWKVTVGSVVGGFVVVAGLAICAIALLRLKRKSQLAAMEQQADQGEALRVSEIGSTKAPAAIGTRTQPILETEYVA